Part of the Streptomyces sp. f51 genome is shown below.
CCCCTGATCCGAGACGTCTCCGCGGACGTCGCCCCGGACACCGCTCCGGTCGCCTTCCCGCAGGACCGGACCTGCCCCTATCACCCGCCCGCCGCCTACGCGCCGCTGCGCGAGGGGCGTCCGCTCTCACGGCTCTCCCTCTTCGACGGGCGGGTCGTCTGGGTGGTCACCGGGCACGGCGCGGCCCGTGAACTGCTCGCCGATCCACGGCTGTCCACGGACCGCACACGGCCGGAGTTCCCCGCGGTCACCGAGCGGTTCGCGGCGGCGCGGAACCGCAGGATCGCGCTCCTCGGCGTCGACGACCCCGAGCATCACGTCCAACGCCGCATGCTGGTACCGAGTTTCACCCTCAAACGGATCGGCGCGCTGCGCCCCGGCATCCAGGAGACCGTCGACCGGCTGCTCGACCGCATGGACCGGCAGGGCCCGCCCGCCGAGCTGGTGAACGACTTCGCGCTGCCCGTGCCCTCCATGGTGATCTGCGCGCTCCTCGGAGTGCCCTACGGCGACCACGCGTTCTTCGAGGCGCAGTCCCGCCGGCTGCTGCGGGGCCCGGCCGCCGCCGACATCGAGGACGCGCGCGACCAACTGGACGCCTACTTCGGCGCGTTGATCGACCGCAAGGAGAAGGACCCGGGGGAGGGGCTCCTCGACGAACTCATCCGCGACCAGTTGCGCGAGGGGAGGGTGGATCGGGAGGAACTGGTCTCGCTGGCGACGATCCTGCTCGTCGCCGGGCACGAGACGACGGCGAACATGATCTCGCTGGGCACGTTCACCCTGCTCCGGCATCCGGAACAGCTCGCGGAGCTGCGGGCCGAACCGGCTCTGATGCCCGCCGCCGTCGAGGAGTTGCTGCGGTTCCTGTCCATCGCGGACGGGCTGCTGCGGGTCGCGGACCAGGACATCGAGATCGCCGGAACGACGATCCGGGAGGGCGAGGGAGTCGTCTTCTCCACGTCGGTCATCAACCGTGACGAGGGAGCCTTCCCCGAGCCGGACACGCTGGACTGGCGGCGCTCGGCCCGGCACGCCTCGGCCCGCCACCACGTCGCGTTCGGCTTCGGAGTCCACCAGTGCCTCGGCCAGAACCTGGCCCGCGCGGAGATGGAGATCGCGCTGCGCTCGCTCTTCGACCGTTTCCCCGGCCTGCGGCTCGCCGTCCCGGCCGACACCGTGCCGTTCAAGCCCGGAGACACGATCCAGGGGATGCTCGAACTCCCCGTGACCTGGTGAGGGGGCGCGCGGCCATGGGCACCGGAATCACGATCGACAAGGACGTCTGCATCGGCGCGGGCCAGTGCGCCCTCGCCGCTCCGGGAGTCTTCACCCAGGACGACGACGGATACAGCACGCTGTTGCCGGGCCACGCGGAGAACGGCGGCGACCCGATGCTGGGGGTGGCGGCGCGGGCCTGTCCGGTGGGGGCGATCACGGTGACGGATCCTCACTAGGCCCTGGAGTGCGGGCACTCGAACGGTGAGCGCGCTCCGGTCCCCGGCGTCCGCCGGGTCACGGGGTGGCGGAGAGCTGTTCGCGGAGCCACGCGGGATCGGGGTTGGTGTGGGGCCGGCCGTCCACGACGACGGTCGGCACCGTCTCGTCGCCGCCGTTCACCGCCCTGACCGCCGCGGCTCCCGCCGGGTCGCGCCAGATGTCGACCCAGTGCACCCGACGGGCCCTGAGGCCCAGCCGGACGCGCAGGCGCAGACAGTACGCGCAGCCCGGCCTCCAGTAGACGACCGGCCGGCCGTCGACCGCGCTGCGCCGCTCCGCCTCAAGGGTGCTGATCGACTTCGGGAAGACCAGGGGCGAGTTCACGGCCGCGAGCAGCCCGAACACCAGCAGGAGCGCCGCGCCCGCACCGAGGTTCCCGTCGACGAACAGCCGCGTCGCGGCGATCGCGCCGCACACCGCGAGCAGGAGCGGAAGGATCCAGGCGCGCATCATGAGGACGCAGGCTACCAACGTGCCGCGAGCCTCCCGTGGGGAGCCGGGAGGTGCGGCGGGCTGCGTACGGCGGAGGCACGGCGGGCCCGAGCGGGGCCGTCACCCGGGGGATCCGGAACCCACAGGGACACCATGCACCAGGAACCGGCCACACCGATAGATCATGGCCGGAACTATTCCACCGCGGCTCACGGCCTCCGGAACAACGTCATCGAGTGGCCCACCTCGTCGATCCGCCTGCTCGTCGTGAGCAGCGCCTTCAAGCGGGCGTCGGCCTTGTCGATCGCGGTGTCGGACACGGCCAGCAGCCCGTGCACCCGGTCCGCGGGGACCGTGCGGGGGTCGGTCGCGTCGATGCCGTACGCGGACGGAACGCCCGCGCCCTTGTAGACGAGCCACACCTTGTCGTGCGGGTAGCGGCTCTCCAGACGGTCGGCGAGCCGGCCCAGGTCCTGGCCCCAGTCGACGTTCGAGTCGTGCAGACGCAGATACGTCTTGTCCGGACCGCCGAACGCCTCGTTCGAGTACGGCAGGTAGTACGGGTAGGCCAGCAGCGAGCTGACGGCGACGAACAGCACCAGCGCCGCCGTCACGGTCACGGACCGCTCGGACCAGGACCGCCGCAGGGCGCCGACCCGCCCCGGCCAGGATCGTCGCGCCGCCTGCGCCTCCGCCTGGGCGGGCGGCTGTGCCTGCGCCTGGGCGGGCGGCTGTGCCTGCGCCCGGGCGGGCCGGTGCCCGCGCACCGCGACCGTGCAGCCCGCCGCGACCGCCAGGAACACCGGTATGAACAGGGCGTAGCGCACGCCGAGGTCGCGGGAGCCCGTCATCGCCGAGGCAAGGAGCAGCAGCGGCGGGATGAGGAGGTAGGGGGCCACGGGGCGCAGCCGGCGTACGGTCAGCAGGGTGAGCGAACCGGCCGTCCACAGGGCCGTCATGCCGAGCGGGGTCTTCACCAGCAGCGCGGCCGGCAGGTAGTACCAGAGCGATCCCCGGTAGAGCCGGCCGAACAGGAACCCCTGCCAGCTCGCGTTCTCGAAGCCGAACTGGACCCGCATCCCGTCCCGGTAGGGCCTCGGCACGGGCAGGTGGTCGATGACGAACGCGCGCAGTCCGTGGACGGCCGGGAGATCCGCGGGCGCCGCCCAGCGCAGCCGGGGGTCGACGGCCAGATACGTCGCCCACACCACGGCGACGACCACCACGGCCATCCCGGCGGCGGCCGCGGCGCCGAGCCCGAGCAGCCGGGCCCCGCGCGCCCGGGTGTCCTCCTCCGGGCCCGTGCCGCGGGCGGAGCGGCCCGCGTGCCACACGGAGGCGACCGCGAGGAGCAGCACCACCGGTATCGCCGGCAGCATGCTCATCTTCGTCGCCACCGCGGCGCCGAGCGCCGTCGCGGACAGGGGCAGATACAGCGCTGGCCGTCGCCTGGCCCGCCACACCAGCCACACCGAGGTCAGCAGAAAACCCGTCGCGGGCACGTCGAGCGTGGCCAGTGAGCCGTGGGCGATGACGTCGGGGGAGAACGCGTAGAGCGCGAGGGCCGTCAACGCGCCGGTGCGGCCCGCGAGTTCACGGGCGAAGGCGAGGACGACCAGGCCGAACAGCAGCGTCAGGACGATCACGGGCAGCCGTGCCCACAGCATCACCCGCCAGGGATCGTTGCCCGACTCGTACAGGACGTGCCGCCCGAGTTCGGTCTGATCGCCCCGGAAGGCGGGGTCGAGGTGCGGGTGGGCGAACAGCATCCCGGCCCCGATGATCAGCTTGCCCAGCGGCGGATGCTCGGGGTTGTAGCTCAGGTCGTGCTGCTGGACGTAGACCGTCGCGGTGCCCACGTACACGGGCTCGTCGATCGTCGGAGTCTGCTCCACGGCCGTACTGACCATGGCGGCGGCCATCTGGACCAGCAGCAGCGCCACGGCCACGACGAACACGGCCCGCCTGTGCGGCCGCAGGCGTCCGAGGAGCGTGTGCGGTTCCACCGCGCCGTTCACGGGCACGTGCTCGGCGTGCCTGCTGGCCAGGAATGTCGGCATGCCCTTTGT
Proteins encoded:
- a CDS encoding cytochrome P450; the protein is MTETPLIRDVSADVAPDTAPVAFPQDRTCPYHPPAAYAPLREGRPLSRLSLFDGRVVWVVTGHGAARELLADPRLSTDRTRPEFPAVTERFAAARNRRIALLGVDDPEHHVQRRMLVPSFTLKRIGALRPGIQETVDRLLDRMDRQGPPAELVNDFALPVPSMVICALLGVPYGDHAFFEAQSRRLLRGPAAADIEDARDQLDAYFGALIDRKEKDPGEGLLDELIRDQLREGRVDREELVSLATILLVAGHETTANMISLGTFTLLRHPEQLAELRAEPALMPAAVEELLRFLSIADGLLRVADQDIEIAGTTIREGEGVVFSTSVINRDEGAFPEPDTLDWRRSARHASARHHVAFGFGVHQCLGQNLARAEMEIALRSLFDRFPGLRLAVPADTVPFKPGDTIQGMLELPVTW
- a CDS encoding ferredoxin, whose translation is MGTGITIDKDVCIGAGQCALAAPGVFTQDDDGYSTLLPGHAENGGDPMLGVAARACPVGAITVTDPH
- a CDS encoding glutaredoxin domain-containing protein, whose protein sequence is MMRAWILPLLLAVCGAIAATRLFVDGNLGAGAALLLVFGLLAAVNSPLVFPKSISTLEAERRSAVDGRPVVYWRPGCAYCLRLRVRLGLRARRVHWVDIWRDPAGAAAVRAVNGGDETVPTVVVDGRPHTNPDPAWLREQLSATP
- a CDS encoding phospholipid carrier-dependent glycosyltransferase; the protein is MPTFLASRHAEHVPVNGAVEPHTLLGRLRPHRRAVFVVAVALLLVQMAAAMVSTAVEQTPTIDEPVYVGTATVYVQQHDLSYNPEHPPLGKLIIGAGMLFAHPHLDPAFRGDQTELGRHVLYESGNDPWRVMLWARLPVIVLTLLFGLVVLAFARELAGRTGALTALALYAFSPDVIAHGSLATLDVPATGFLLTSVWLVWRARRRPALYLPLSATALGAAVATKMSMLPAIPVVLLLAVASVWHAGRSARGTGPEEDTRARGARLLGLGAAAAAGMAVVVVAVVWATYLAVDPRLRWAAPADLPAVHGLRAFVIDHLPVPRPYRDGMRVQFGFENASWQGFLFGRLYRGSLWYYLPAALLVKTPLGMTALWTAGSLTLLTVRRLRPVAPYLLIPPLLLLASAMTGSRDLGVRYALFIPVFLAVAAGCTVAVRGHRPARAQAQPPAQAQAQPPAQAEAQAARRSWPGRVGALRRSWSERSVTVTAALVLFVAVSSLLAYPYYLPYSNEAFGGPDKTYLRLHDSNVDWGQDLGRLADRLESRYPHDKVWLVYKGAGVPSAYGIDATDPRTVPADRVHGLLAVSDTAIDKADARLKALLTTSRRIDEVGHSMTLFRRP